Genomic DNA from Leptospira hartskeerlii:
GAGCTGCTTGGTCTTTTAAAGACTTACGCTGATTTTCCAATTCCTTCTTGGCATCGTCCATAGAAGATTTTACTTTTTCTTTCTCTTCTTTGCCCGCCTTTTGGATGGCTTCTTTTTCTTCTTTTCCGGCGCTCTTAGCTTCTTCTAAAAGTTTACGATTTTCTTCTTTTGCGCCTTCGATCAATTCTCTATTTCTTTGTTTTTGCTCTTCCAAACCTTGGAGGATCCGAGCCTTATTCTCTTGGAAATCTTTTAGTATCTCTTGGATCCGTGCTCTTTGTTCTTCCGTAATGGATTGGATGGTAGCAGAATCATCTTTTAGCTCTTGGGTTTCATCCTCTGTCAAAGGTTGTTCTTTGAATGTATCTCCGTTAGAGCTTACGTTTTCTCCTGCGTCCGCAATAGCTTGGCTTTCAGGATTATCCGCGTCTGCTACTTCTACAGATCCGTCCGAAACTCTGGTACTTGTTCCTTTACCGGTCTCTTCAACGATAAACTCTGTTCCTCTAACAGAAGCTACGACCGTTGGAGTAGAAACCGTGAATTTGGAAGTTTTGGTAAGCTTGCTTGCGACCTTGGTGAAGACCTTTCCCTTGGTCAGACCCATATCTGCGAAGGTTTCTCCGTTTGCCGAATCTATAAAAATTTTCTTTAAAGTGAGACTTGTGTTTTCTTTGATCCTAACAAGAACTCCTTCAGTCAATTGAAGGTCCGCATAAGAATCCTTTCCGGTTTCTATCTTATCTTCCGGCAAAAGGAAAGTATCAACGGATACCGGCTTTTCTTTCCCGGCCTTATCGAAAATTTTTACTGTTCCCTTAGTGAATGTGATCACTCCACCCTGGAGATCTTCTTTGGCTTTCTTACAATCTACAAATACAATGCTGAGGGCAAGAAAGAAGGTTATGGCAATCCGTTTCATTTAGTTCTGATTCTCCCTTGAATTAGGTTTGGGAAGAATATCGATGAAAGAAATTTCCGTCCACATTTTTACTCATGGCCTTGGAATTATTCGGGAACTGGCTTGTCTAATTTGTATAAGGCTGCAAATCGCATTGAGACTGGCAATCAGTGGTTGAATCTGAAACGAAAAGGTATTGCGCCATAGCCCCAGTCTAGAAATTGTAGCCTAGACCGCCAAATAGAAGAACTAAAAAGTTCCAAAGGAGTGACAGAATGACCAAAATAGCCTATGTAGACAAGGACAACTGTACCTCTTGCAACCAGTGTGCAGACAATCTACCTAAGTACTTTCAAATGGACGATAACGATACTTCCGAAACTCATATCGGAGGAGAGAGTGTAAATCAAGCTCAGATCCCTGAAGCAGATTGGAAAACAGTTCAGAAGGAAATGGATGAATGTCCCGGTGAATGTATTCACTGGAGAAAGTAGTCGTTTTCCGATTTCTATATTCTGTAAAAAACAAAAGCGGGAATATCTTCCCGCTTTTTTTGTGCCTTGCTTGGGCTCTTGATCTACATCAAAAGTTTCTGTTATAGATTATTAGATCAGTATTCTTGTTCCGATCTAGTAGAGCCGAGCAATTCGTCCGGAATATCTTCTACTCTATCTCCGATCTGGATAGCGAGTCTATTTCCAACACGTCCAGGAAGACATTTGAACTTCTTACGTTCCCCTACTTTCACGAGCATATCGGATCTAGTAGTGGTGTTTTCTAATTTTACAACATCACCCACAGTTAAGTTCATAAAATCCAAGATAGAAATATCCACGGATCCAACTTCTGCGATTACTGGAATTTGCACCTGATCCAAGCGTTCTTGGATGATTGCCCTGTTCTCGTCCAACTCACCTTTACGGATGGAGGAATACCAGTATTGTGCAGACAATTTATTAATGATAGGTTCGATCGTGATATAAGGAATACAAAGGTTCGTTAAACCTTCTACTTCTCCGATCTTGGTCTCTAAGTTGATCAAAACCACCATGTCATTGGGAGGTACAACCTGAGCGAACTGAGGGTTTGTTTCAATATTACCCAAACGAGGCCTAAGGTCGATTACTGTAGACCAAGCCTCTCTCATATTCCCTAAGATACGAACGATAATCCCCTCCATTACACTCATCTCAATCTCGGAAAGTTCTCTGGAGATCTTTGCAGTCTCTCCCTTACCACCAAATAGACGGTCGATGATCGTAAATGAGATAGATGGATCTATTTCTAAAATTGCAGAACCCCTAAGCGGGTCCATATTGATCACTGCAAGTGTGGTCGGGTTGGGAATGGAACGAATAAATTCTTCGTAAGTCAACTGATCCACAGCAGCCACGTGAACGTGAACGAGAGCTCGTAACTGAGCGGAAAGTCCGGTAGTTGCCAAGCGAGCGAAGGTCTCGTGCATCATTTGTAGAGTACGGATCTGGTCTTTCGAAAATTTGTCGGGACGTTTGAAGTCGTAAATTTTGACCTTCTTCTGTTCCCCTACGGAAGAATACTCATCCTCCGCCACCTCTCCACTGGAGATCGCGTTTAATAATGCGTCTATCTCGTCTTGGGATAATATCTCGGTCATTTTCTTACCTTCGCTAATAGATTAGCCACTTTCCAAAACATTCCGTTTTCTTCCGGCATTCTTCTCAAAGTAAATTCGTATTCGTATCGGACAGGCACTTTGTTCACTCTTCTTTCCACAGCGACTCTTACTTTGGAAAGATTGGAACTTACCTTTTCCGTTCCCAGGATCTTGTAATATTGTAACATACCGGATCTGTTTTCCGTTAGATAATTTCTGAATTCTTCCAGAACAAAATCTTTTTCGGCTTCTTCCGATTGTTGCCAATCTCTGGCAAATCTGTCATAAGCTTGTATGTATTCTGGGAAATGGATCCATTTAAAATGAAGTTTCCAGTTTTTCTTTTTTTCTGCACCTAAGAATAGATGGATCACTTCCTCAGGCTCAAGTCCGTCTGTTGATGGATCTTGATAAGGAACTCCGGGAAGAACCCAATCTTTTTTGCGTTCTTCTACGCTAAAATAAGGATGGCTTTCCGATCTTACAAAATGGTCTCCGTATTCGGATATATTAGGATAGAAGTAAGCGGTTACGAAATATTTTTTTCCGGGCTCTAACTCGTATAAATGATCGATCCGTATCTCTTTAGAGAATGTCTCGTCCTTATGTAGAATGATCTCCTTTACCTCATCCCCTACAAGATTTTCGACTTTGTTCCTTCTTCTTAAGACTGGATCCTGTTTTCTTTCTTCTTCAATTCTTGTGACGGTTCTTCCGTCCTCATCTCTTACGATTACTTGGAAAGAACGTAGATCTTTTCCATAAGGGAAAATTCGAAGGACCTCGTTTCCCGTGTTTCTAACGGAAAGTAATGCGGAGATTGGTTCCTTTTCTCGGAACTGCATCTTAGGAAGTTTGATATCCACAATGCCTTGGGCTTGGATATAATTTTCGGAAACTTCTCCCCTTGCATTTCTGTTCGGATAAGATCCCAAACCAAATGCACTCAGTAGAATAAGTATGATCAGAATTCGTTTCATTCTAAAATTTCAGTCCGTGTGGACGCAAAATCTATGGTCCTCTTTTAGATTTCGGCAAAAAGGGACAAAACCTACTAAAAAATACAGAGAAAATGTAAAGGAAACCGGAAGAAACCTAGGCTCCTGCATCTTCTATAATATAGTCCGCGATCCGGATCAAGCGTCCAAGCACTGGTTTGAGTTTACTGTATTCCTGGTAACATTCCTCGTATCTTTCCAGAATTGGCCCGATTTGGATCACTGACTTAGGTGATAAGTTCAGACTGGAAATATTGTCTTCGGAAAGCTTTTCTGCGGATTCCAGACTATCGAAAAAACGGGTAATCTCTTTAAAGATAGACTCATCCGCCCTATCGTTCTTTTCAAAATTGGATTCTATTTTTAGGATATAGTCCGTAAGAGTTTGTTTGAGCCGGACTTCTTCTTCGTTTGCTTTTCGTTTTGCAGTCAGATTGTTCACCTTGCTGTAACGCGCCATTGCTTCTTCATAAGAATTGCTGACTGACTGCCTATTTTGTTGGATCAATCTCACGATTGAAACCACTGAGCGAAAGTCCCAGGCAGTGTCTTTTTTGTTCCGAAGTTCAGGGAACATTTCTCCACCATTGGAGTCGTCCACCTGCAATCCGGAAAGTTTTTCTAATATTCTTCCCGTGGACCCAGAGCCTTGTATCTCTCGGGCCACCGAAAGAAAAATAGGATTTTGGTCCAGGGAAGTACTCATTATTTTGCCCTCTTATCGTAGATGGACACTTTGCGGATGGTAGTTTTTCCGTTTCCGGCAGCGATGATCTTATCTACTACATCAGAGCCTTGGACGATCTGTCCAAAGACTGTATGCAGTCCGTCCAAATGAGGAGTGTCGACTTGGTTGATGAAAAACTGAGAACCGTTTGTATTCGGTCCGGCATTCGCCATTGCCAAGGCTCCTTTGATCGCCTTCTTACTTTTCACAACATTATTATAACGATACCCTAATCTGTAGAGTATCTCCATGACGGAAAGATTTTTGGCCTTCTCCAAATTGCTTTCTAGTTCTTCTCTTCTTTCGTCTGCTTCTCTTTGGCTACGAATTCCAAGTTCTCCACCGATATATCTATACAAGTAACCGGTATAGAATTGAGATTGTCCAATTTTCGTCTGGTCTAAACCTAAACTTGCAGCGTTGATCTCATCTGCGAATCTATATCCTGGTGTTCCAGATCCGTCCCCATATGGACATCCGCCTTGGATCATGAATCCTTCGATCACTCTATGAAAAGTTAATCCATCATAGAATGGTCTTTTCTGAGGCTGACCGTTACGAAGAGTGAATTCTTTCTCTCCTTGAGCTAAGTCTATAAAGTTTTGTACTGTTTTAGAAGCATCCTTATCGTATAGTTCGAAAAGCATATTTCCTTGAGTAGTTTCTATGAGAGCGTAAATAGCAGGTTTTTCAGGAAGAGCCGCACGAGGTTTTTCTTCTTTTTTGACCACTACTTCCACGGGGCTATATGCTTCCGGAACATATCTTTGTTCCGCATATGGATTTGCCTTACAGGCAAAAGAAAATAATAAAATCGTAAACCACACTAAGGCACCAAAAACACTGGGCTTAGAATTCGATTTTATATTTAGATAATTCATTTCGTATTCCTTTGGATTGATTTGATAGATTGTTTTGCGAGTTCCAATTGTTCTAACTGTCGCGTTCTGGAAGTTCCGCCGTAGCTAGATTTTTTGTCCGTAGAAAGTTCCAGACTCACCGCTTTGGAATATTCTTCCCCCATAAAATAAGGAGAAATTCCTTTCCGAACTTCTTCGGAGATCGTGAATAAATTCTCTTTTCTTTCCACACATTCGGAGACAAGTCTTCCGACTAGTTCGTGAGCTGTTCTAAATGGGACTTTTTTTTCTCCCACGAGGAAGTCAGCCAGATCTGTTGCAGTTGCAAATCCTTCTTTCAAGGATCTTTCTCCTCTTTCCGGTCTGAACTGCATTTCGGAAACCATTGCTTCTAAACCTTCCAGACTTAATAGAACAGTTTCCACAGCGTCAAAAACGGCTAACTTATCTTCTTGTAAATCACGATTGTAGGTGAGAGGCAATCCCTTTAAGAGCCCAATTAGATGATTTAAGTTACCCGCCACCCTCGCGGATTTTCCGCGGATTAGTTCTGCTATATCCGGATTTTTTTTCTGGGGCATGATAGAAGATCCGGTGGTGAGTGAATCCGGTAGTTTTACAAGACCGAATTCCTGGGAAGAATATAGAACGATATCCTCACAAAAACGAGAAGCATGGGACATCGTTTGAACTGCTGCGAACAAAAATTGGAGAAGATGATCTCTGTTGGAAACACCATCCATACTATTCGGAGAAATAGAATCTACTTTTAGTTCGGATGCCAAAAACTCTCTATCGTTTTGGTAATTCACTCCGGCCATTGCACCGGAACCTAAAACCAAAATATTCGCTGTCTTTTTAGCAAATTCAAAAAACTCCAAGTCACGAGTGAACATCCAAAAGTAAGCCAATAAAAAATGAGAGGCCCGGATAGGTTGAGCAACTTGTAGATGCGTATATCCAGGAATGATCGTATCTATATTTTTAGAAGATTGTTCATAGAGCGCGCCTCTCAGAGAATCCAAACGAAGTAAAATTTCTTGGATTCGATTTCTTATATATAGCCTTGTGTCTTGTGAGACTTGGTCGTTTCTAGATCTGGCAGTATGTAATTTTTTTCCAACTTCTCCTTTCAATTCAGTGAGTCTGGATTCCACGTGCATGTGAATATCTTCCAGCTCTGAACTAAATTTGAAATTTCCGGATTCAATCTCTTCTTCTACCTGATTTAATCCGTCTAGTATATCTTTTAATTCTGTCGAGTTTAAGATACCCATCTTTGAAAGCATCTTGGCATGAGCCCTACTTCCTTCTAGATCCTCTTTGTATAATTTCCTGTCGAAGGAAATGGATTCTCCTATCCTTTCCATGATGGAAGAAGCTTTTTCTTTAAATCTTCCTCCCCAAAGTTTAGAATTTTTATCCTCAGGTGTGTTCATTAAAATGATTTCGATGCCTTATTGATTTTCCGCAAAAGTTTGGAGCCAGTCTTTCAGGATCTCTATTTCTTCCTGATCCAGTTTGGAGTTTGAATGTAGAAAAATATAATCCTTGGGAGGCATATTACCTTCTTCCACTTCTTCTAATATTTCTTCCGCCAGATCCGCCTTTTTTTCCGGTTTTAAGGTTTCCCATTCGGAAAAATT
This window encodes:
- the lsa33 gene encoding surface adhesin Lsa33 translates to MKRIAITFFLALSIVFVDCKKAKEDLQGGVITFTKGTVKIFDKAGKEKPVSVDTFLLPEDKIETGKDSYADLQLTEGVLVRIKENTSLTLKKIFIDSANGETFADMGLTKGKVFTKVASKLTKTSKFTVSTPTVVASVRGTEFIVEETGKGTSTRVSDGSVEVADADNPESQAIADAGENVSSNGDTFKEQPLTEDETQELKDDSATIQSITEEQRARIQEILKDFQENKARILQGLEEQKQRNRELIEGAKEENRKLLEEAKSAGKEEKEAIQKAGKEEKEKVKSSMDDAKKELENQRKSLKDQAAPK
- a CDS encoding peptidylprolyl isomerase; translated protein: MNYLNIKSNSKPSVFGALVWFTILLFSFACKANPYAEQRYVPEAYSPVEVVVKKEEKPRAALPEKPAIYALIETTQGNMLFELYDKDASKTVQNFIDLAQGEKEFTLRNGQPQKRPFYDGLTFHRVIEGFMIQGGCPYGDGSGTPGYRFADEINAASLGLDQTKIGQSQFYTGYLYRYIGGELGIRSQREADERREELESNLEKAKNLSVMEILYRLGYRYNNVVKSKKAIKGALAMANAGPNTNGSQFFINQVDTPHLDGLHTVFGQIVQGSDVVDKIIAAGNGKTTIRKVSIYDKRAK
- the argH gene encoding argininosuccinate lyase, whose protein sequence is MNTPEDKNSKLWGGRFKEKASSIMERIGESISFDRKLYKEDLEGSRAHAKMLSKMGILNSTELKDILDGLNQVEEEIESGNFKFSSELEDIHMHVESRLTELKGEVGKKLHTARSRNDQVSQDTRLYIRNRIQEILLRLDSLRGALYEQSSKNIDTIIPGYTHLQVAQPIRASHFLLAYFWMFTRDLEFFEFAKKTANILVLGSGAMAGVNYQNDREFLASELKVDSISPNSMDGVSNRDHLLQFLFAAVQTMSHASRFCEDIVLYSSQEFGLVKLPDSLTTGSSIMPQKKNPDIAELIRGKSARVAGNLNHLIGLLKGLPLTYNRDLQEDKLAVFDAVETVLLSLEGLEAMVSEMQFRPERGERSLKEGFATATDLADFLVGEKKVPFRTAHELVGRLVSECVERKENLFTISEEVRKGISPYFMGEEYSKAVSLELSTDKKSSYGGTSRTRQLEQLELAKQSIKSIQRNTK
- a CDS encoding ferredoxin — translated: MTKIAYVDKDNCTSCNQCADNLPKYFQMDDNDTSETHIGGESVNQAQIPEADWKTVQKEMDECPGECIHWRK
- the fliM gene encoding flagellar motor switch protein FliM, which translates into the protein MTEILSQDEIDALLNAISSGEVAEDEYSSVGEQKKVKIYDFKRPDKFSKDQIRTLQMMHETFARLATTGLSAQLRALVHVHVAAVDQLTYEEFIRSIPNPTTLAVINMDPLRGSAILEIDPSISFTIIDRLFGGKGETAKISRELSEIEMSVMEGIIVRILGNMREAWSTVIDLRPRLGNIETNPQFAQVVPPNDMVVLINLETKIGEVEGLTNLCIPYITIEPIINKLSAQYWYSSIRKGELDENRAIIQERLDQVQIPVIAEVGSVDISILDFMNLTVGDVVKLENTTTRSDMLVKVGERKKFKCLPGRVGNRLAIQIGDRVEDIPDELLGSTRSEQEY